A part of Arthrobacter dokdonellae genomic DNA contains:
- a CDS encoding YeiH family protein → MVGAARTAPDTLPGRAAPLIPGLATAVAAVAVALAVHAVVPLLPAMTIAVVLGIAAVNLPGTSGLCDGPLRAGLNFAGKHLMRAGIVFLGLKLSLGDIAALGWATVGLVVGVVLLSFAGTYALGKLFRLDGDLPLLIATGFSICGASAIGAMAAVKGTRHADTVLPVALVTLCGTLAIGVLPLLMHPLGLDALRFGQWVGAGVHDVGQVVATAQTAGPAALGAAIIIKLTRVVLLAPIVAVVGGLERRRHGLSARASVSPAGAPRLEPAAPGKFPPVVPLFVVGFLAMILLRTTGWLPSGVVAAGSTAQDIALGAALFGLGASVRVRQLFKTGARATVMALCSWVLIAALAFGAVHLMGS, encoded by the coding sequence TTGGTAGGCGCGGCCAGGACGGCCCCTGACACGCTGCCCGGCCGGGCCGCCCCCCTCATCCCGGGCCTGGCCACCGCCGTGGCCGCCGTCGCCGTTGCCCTGGCAGTTCACGCGGTGGTGCCGCTGCTCCCGGCGATGACCATCGCCGTCGTCCTCGGCATTGCGGCCGTCAACCTTCCCGGGACGTCCGGGCTGTGCGATGGCCCGCTGCGCGCCGGACTGAACTTCGCCGGCAAACACCTCATGCGTGCGGGCATCGTCTTTCTGGGCCTCAAGCTGAGCCTGGGCGACATCGCCGCGCTCGGCTGGGCGACGGTGGGGCTGGTGGTGGGCGTTGTGCTGCTCAGCTTTGCCGGCACCTATGCGCTCGGAAAATTGTTCCGGCTCGACGGCGACCTCCCCCTCCTCATTGCCACGGGCTTTTCCATTTGCGGGGCGTCGGCCATCGGCGCCATGGCCGCCGTGAAGGGCACCAGGCACGCCGACACCGTGCTGCCGGTGGCGCTGGTGACCCTCTGCGGCACCCTCGCCATCGGCGTGCTGCCGCTGCTGATGCACCCGCTGGGGCTGGACGCGCTGCGGTTTGGCCAGTGGGTGGGCGCCGGTGTCCACGACGTGGGGCAGGTGGTGGCGACGGCCCAGACCGCCGGGCCGGCGGCCCTGGGCGCGGCGATCATCATCAAGCTCACCCGGGTGGTGCTGCTGGCGCCCATCGTCGCGGTGGTGGGCGGACTGGAACGACGCCGGCACGGGCTCAGCGCACGTGCCTCCGTGTCACCCGCCGGCGCGCCACGACTTGAGCCCGCGGCCCCGGGGAAGTTCCCGCCGGTGGTGCCGCTCTTTGTGGTCGGATTTTTGGCCATGATCCTCCTGCGCACCACCGGCTGGCTGCCGTCAGGGGTCGTCGCGGCGGGCTCCACGGCCCAGGACATCGCCCTGGGCGCCGCGCTCTTTGGCCTCGGCGCATCCGTGCGCGTGCGTCAGCTCTTCAAGACCGGAGCGCGGGCCACCGTGATGGCACTCTGTTCCTGGGTGCTCATCGCCGCCCTTGCCTTTGGTGCCGTCCACCTTATGGGATCGTAG